The proteins below come from a single Isachenkonia alkalipeptolytica genomic window:
- a CDS encoding GTPase: protein MGFNKEKTQKLLQDIDVLFDQLPMKMSAKQRAYIKNVVLGPALKDVQKMIEESRPPVMMTLGRSGHGKSSLINALIGKEVAKVNPVVPETRGSTYYEVPFEEYGATWRMIDTRGFFDVINEGRGHREDGVKQLKKEILEHRPDIFLHVINIKEVRTMSNDLLVMKDIGDTLKKENIRIPIVTILSNVDILGNPTLPIETPEKQGQIIQGMNYLIREVFQIEEPKVKFLNLHHPARGYILKGDHYVGIIPVSTYPDNLWNIDTLEEFIGEVLPERAKLDYLQVKNQTAQMKKFTTSVIKRFSTVAGGVGSSPIPVADFFVITPLQLLMIIIIGTLSGKEMKIETAHEYLAAMGLNIGAALGFRSLAHQLTKMIPMGGMFISGGIASSATYALGKSAEMYFFHGKVVNPKNIKGN, encoded by the coding sequence ATGGGATTCAATAAAGAAAAAACCCAAAAACTGTTACAAGACATCGATGTATTATTCGATCAATTACCGATGAAAATGTCCGCGAAACAAAGAGCATATATTAAAAACGTTGTTTTAGGACCGGCCCTCAAGGATGTTCAAAAAATGATCGAAGAAAGCAGACCTCCGGTAATGATGACTCTAGGTCGTTCCGGTCACGGGAAATCTTCCTTGATCAATGCGTTAATTGGAAAAGAGGTGGCCAAGGTAAATCCGGTGGTTCCGGAAACCCGAGGCTCCACTTATTATGAGGTTCCCTTTGAAGAGTATGGTGCCACATGGAGAATGATTGATACCAGAGGTTTTTTTGACGTTATTAACGAGGGGCGGGGCCATAGAGAGGATGGGGTAAAACAGCTTAAAAAAGAAATTCTGGAACACCGTCCGGATATTTTTTTGCATGTAATAAATATCAAAGAGGTTCGTACAATGTCCAATGATTTATTGGTGATGAAAGACATAGGAGACACACTGAAAAAAGAAAACATCAGAATTCCCATTGTTACCATATTAAGCAATGTGGATATTCTTGGGAATCCAACGCTCCCTATTGAAACCCCGGAGAAACAAGGACAAATTATTCAGGGAATGAACTACCTGATTCGAGAAGTTTTCCAAATCGAAGAGCCGAAAGTGAAGTTTCTAAACTTGCATCATCCTGCAAGGGGTTATATTCTCAAGGGAGATCATTATGTAGGAATAATTCCCGTAAGCACCTATCCCGACAATCTTTGGAATATTGATACCTTAGAAGAATTTATCGGAGAAGTGCTACCGGAAAGAGCAAAGCTTGATTATCTACAAGTGAAAAATCAAACCGCTCAGATGAAAAAATTCACTACATCGGTTATTAAACGTTTCTCCACGGTTGCAGGGGGAGTCGGGTCTTCACCGATTCCCGTGGCAGATTTTTTTGTGATTACACCTCTTCAGCTTCTGATGATTATTATAATCGGAACATTATCAGGCAAAGAGATGAAAATAGAAACCGCCCATGAGTATCTAGCCGCTATGGGACTGAATATCGGTGCGGCTTTAGGTTTTCGATCCCTCGCCCATCAATTAACGAAAATGATTCCCATGGGGGGAATGTTCATCTCCGGAGGGATTGCCAGTTCTGCAACCTATGCGCTGGGAAAATCTGCTGAAATGTATTTCTTTCATGGTAAGGTCGTAAATCCCAAAAATATAAAGGGAAACTAG
- a CDS encoding alpha-amylase — protein sequence MTEKNGVMLQAFHWYTQGDGWLWNWLQKEATSLAEAGFTAIWLPPAYKGAGGGFDVGYGVYDLFDLGEFEQKGTVATKYGSKEDYIKGIKKAQKAGMEVYGDIVLNHRLGADHAEEFYGVPINPENRREAIGKKHKIRAWTHFSFPGRKGEYSELNWHWWHFNAVDYSALDEERDAIYLIEGKTFDDDVAKEKGNYDYLMGCNLDLNSPDVEKELIHWGKWYLDTTGIDGFRFDAVKHVKSKFFLKWLHTMRKHKNRNLFAVGEYWSKDLRELCDFIDDTQENIMLFDVNLHYNFVKVSKDPENFDIRKIFQHTLMKNASHLAATFVSNHDSQPLQSLESVVEPWFVPLAYGIILLRREGYPTVFIADYHGAKYKDQGHDGKEYEIELVSHQWMINKFLYARKNYAYGDQDNYSDQKNLLAWTRKGSRDNSGGLAVLISTGENRKLSMKMPLGNKVYKDLTEHIDKRVKTDEMGWGVFSVKKKSISVWVLDS from the coding sequence ATGACTGAAAAGAATGGAGTTATGTTACAGGCTTTTCACTGGTATACCCAAGGGGACGGCTGGCTTTGGAACTGGCTCCAAAAGGAAGCCACCAGCTTAGCAGAGGCAGGATTTACGGCGATTTGGTTACCGCCGGCTTACAAGGGGGCTGGTGGAGGCTTTGATGTAGGATATGGTGTGTACGATCTTTTTGACTTGGGAGAATTTGAACAAAAAGGTACGGTAGCCACAAAATATGGAAGTAAAGAAGACTATATTAAAGGAATAAAAAAAGCTCAAAAGGCGGGAATGGAAGTTTATGGGGATATTGTGCTGAACCATCGCCTTGGCGCCGACCATGCTGAAGAGTTTTACGGAGTCCCCATTAATCCTGAAAACCGTCGGGAAGCAATCGGAAAAAAACATAAAATTAGAGCTTGGACTCATTTCTCATTTCCAGGCAGGAAGGGTGAATACTCGGAACTTAATTGGCATTGGTGGCATTTTAATGCTGTGGATTATAGCGCACTGGATGAGGAAAGGGATGCTATATATTTAATTGAAGGAAAAACCTTTGATGATGATGTAGCCAAAGAAAAAGGCAATTATGATTATCTAATGGGGTGTAATTTGGATTTAAACAGTCCCGATGTGGAAAAAGAACTGATCCATTGGGGAAAATGGTACCTTGATACTACGGGGATTGATGGTTTTCGTTTTGATGCCGTAAAACATGTGAAGTCCAAATTTTTTCTAAAGTGGCTTCATACTATGAGAAAGCATAAAAATAGAAATCTGTTCGCCGTTGGAGAATACTGGTCCAAGGACTTACGGGAACTGTGTGATTTCATTGATGATACCCAGGAAAACATTATGCTTTTCGATGTGAATTTGCATTATAATTTTGTAAAGGTCAGTAAAGATCCGGAAAACTTTGATATTAGGAAAATATTCCAGCATACATTGATGAAAAATGCTTCCCATTTGGCAGCAACGTTTGTTTCGAATCATGACTCTCAGCCGCTGCAATCACTTGAGTCAGTAGTGGAACCCTGGTTTGTTCCGCTGGCATACGGCATCATTTTACTTCGAAGAGAAGGTTATCCCACGGTCTTTATAGCGGATTATCATGGAGCCAAATACAAAGATCAGGGGCATGACGGAAAAGAATATGAAATTGAACTGGTCAGTCATCAATGGATGATTAATAAATTTCTTTATGCAAGAAAAAATTATGCCTATGGAGACCAGGACAATTATTCTGATCAGAAAAATTTACTGGCTTGGACCCGGAAAGGCTCTAGAGATAATTCAGGAGGACTTGCGGTATTGATCAGTACGGGTGAAAATAGGAAACTGTCTATGAAAATGCCTTTAGGGAATAAGGTTTATAAAGACCTGACAGAGCATATAGACAAAAGGGTAAAAACCGATGAAATGGGTTGGGGCGTTTTTTCTGTAAAGAAAAAATCTATATCGGTGTGGGTGCTGGACAGTTAA